GGCGGCGCGGTGGTGGTGGATCACTTGCTCAACCATGGCACCGACAGTCCGGCCCAGGGTAGGACTTTTCTGCTTTCTCCGTTGGTGCGTCCACGTGCCTGGGGTTGGTCGCAAGTCAGCTATTACCTGCTGCGGCCGTTCGTCAAAGGTATTGCCCGGCGGTTCAGCGAGAACACCCACGACCCGGCGTTCAAACCGTTCCTGGAAGCCGACCCGCTGCAGCCGCGCCAGCTGCCCACCGCCTGGGTAGGCGCGCTGGCGCGCTGGATCAAGCGCATCGAAGCCGCACCGCGCAGTGCAAGGCGGCCGGTGATCGTGCAGGGTGAGGAAGATATGACGGTGGACTGGCAGCACAACTTGCGGGTGCTGCGGGGCAAGTTCGATCAGCCTGAGGTGTTGATGGTGCCGCGTGGCAGGCATCACCTGGCGAATGAGATTTCCGAGATTCGTGAAGAGTACTTCAGTTTCCTCACGGATCAACTGAAGTAACACAGTCCGAATGTGGGAGCGGGCTTGCTCGCGAATGCGGAGTGTCAGTCAACTAAGTTGCTGATTGACACACTGCATTCGCGAGCAAGCCCGCTCCCACATTGGTTACTGCGCCAGGCTGGAGGTGCTTT
The genomic region above belongs to Pseudomonas poae and contains:
- a CDS encoding alpha/beta hydrolase, with translation MPVTFDPDHLRESLRPLVDAQPLSAEARVYQRFYGLDLAARTVPAVSRLGRFEVDGFEVVAQVWWPPEPVATLFMFHGFYDHMGLYRHVVDWALDQGFVVIACDLPGHGLSSGERASIDDFAVYQDVVQALFAQALALQLPQPWHLFGQSTGGAVVVDHLLNHGTDSPAQGRTFLLSPLVRPRAWGWSQVSYYLLRPFVKGIARRFSENTHDPAFKPFLEADPLQPRQLPTAWVGALARWIKRIEAAPRSARRPVIVQGEEDMTVDWQHNLRVLRGKFDQPEVLMVPRGRHHLANEISEIREEYFSFLTDQLK